The Spirosoma radiotolerans genome has a window encoding:
- a CDS encoding bifunctional rhamnulose-1-phosphate aldolase/short-chain dehydrogenase encodes MNTTQAFNYVSYLWDDKKAAELAGDEVALFIYRSNLLGADLRLTNYAGGNTSVKLMETNPLTGEPVEVMWVKGSGGDIGTLTKKGCANLYVERLHALKNRYRGLAFEDEMVGLFDHCLFDPKCAAPSIDTPLHGLLPFKHIDHLHPDALIAIAASRDGEAIMHQIWGDQLAWLPWQRPGFDLGLKLEETVRNNPNLRGVILGGHGLFTWGDTSYESYINTLEVIEQASEYLAANYGKKRAVFGGPARENTDADTRKKQAASLMPVLRGLASGHRRMVGHFTDDERVLEFVNSTDLSRLARLGTSCPDHFLRTKIRPLVLDPIQLSSADSDAYLEKAFADYRDDYAAYYERNKHDNSPAIRDPNPVVILWPAVGMFTFAKDKQTARVAAEFYTNAINVMKGAEAVSDYVGLPEQEAFDIEYWLLEEAKLQRMPKPKPLSGKVALITGSAGGIGKAIAKTFLAEGAVVIINDNDADRLASANEEFKDQYGKDAYTAVQLDVTNSETIANAYSAAALAFGGVDIVVNCAGLSISKPLEEHTESDWDLLYDVLVKGQFLVTQQAVAVMRKQKLGGDVINIVSKNALVSGPNNAGYGSAKAAQLHLSRLNAAELGKDHIRVNVVNPDAVISDSKIWAGAWAEGRAKAYGVTVDELPAYYAKRTLLNEVILPDDIANACLAFVNGLLAKSTGNVLNVDGGVAMAFVR; translated from the coding sequence ATGAATACGACGCAAGCGTTCAACTATGTGAGCTACCTCTGGGATGACAAAAAGGCGGCAGAACTGGCTGGTGACGAAGTCGCCCTGTTTATATACCGTTCCAATCTGCTCGGAGCCGACCTGCGCTTAACGAATTACGCCGGAGGGAATACGTCGGTTAAACTAATGGAAACTAATCCTTTGACGGGTGAGCCAGTAGAAGTAATGTGGGTTAAAGGATCCGGTGGGGACATTGGTACACTGACTAAAAAAGGATGTGCCAATCTCTACGTCGAGCGCTTGCATGCGTTGAAAAACCGCTACCGTGGGCTGGCTTTCGAAGACGAAATGGTTGGTCTCTTCGATCATTGTCTCTTCGATCCGAAGTGCGCGGCTCCTTCGATCGATACGCCGTTACACGGGTTATTGCCCTTCAAACATATTGACCACCTGCACCCCGATGCACTCATTGCGATTGCGGCCAGCCGGGATGGTGAAGCCATTATGCACCAGATCTGGGGGGACCAGCTGGCCTGGCTACCCTGGCAGCGGCCCGGTTTCGACCTGGGCCTGAAACTGGAAGAAACCGTTCGGAATAACCCAAATCTGCGTGGAGTGATTCTGGGCGGACACGGGTTGTTTACCTGGGGAGATACATCCTATGAATCGTATATCAATACACTGGAGGTGATTGAACAGGCGTCCGAATACCTGGCCGCTAATTATGGCAAGAAACGCGCTGTATTTGGTGGGCCTGCCCGCGAGAATACCGATGCGGATACGCGTAAAAAACAGGCAGCCTCGTTAATGCCTGTCCTACGTGGACTGGCGTCGGGGCATCGGCGGATGGTGGGCCACTTCACCGACGACGAGCGCGTACTGGAGTTTGTGAATTCAACGGATTTGTCCCGTCTGGCCCGCCTGGGAACCAGTTGTCCTGACCACTTTCTGCGCACGAAAATTCGTCCGCTGGTTCTGGACCCAATCCAATTATCGTCGGCTGATAGTGACGCTTATCTGGAAAAAGCCTTTGCCGACTACCGCGACGATTATGCCGCCTACTACGAGCGCAACAAGCACGATAATAGCCCCGCCATCCGCGACCCGAATCCGGTGGTAATTCTGTGGCCAGCCGTGGGCATGTTCACCTTTGCTAAAGACAAGCAAACGGCCCGCGTGGCGGCTGAATTTTATACTAATGCCATCAATGTCATGAAGGGGGCCGAAGCCGTCTCGGACTATGTTGGTTTGCCCGAGCAGGAGGCTTTTGATATTGAATACTGGCTGCTGGAAGAAGCTAAACTACAGCGGATGCCAAAGCCAAAACCGCTGTCGGGGAAAGTGGCGCTCATTACGGGTAGTGCCGGAGGCATCGGTAAAGCCATCGCGAAAACGTTTCTGGCCGAAGGAGCCGTCGTTATCATCAACGACAACGACGCCGATCGGCTGGCCTCTGCTAATGAGGAGTTTAAGGATCAATACGGAAAGGATGCCTACACGGCAGTTCAGTTAGATGTAACTAACTCCGAAACGATCGCGAACGCCTACAGTGCCGCTGCCCTGGCCTTCGGCGGGGTCGACATTGTCGTTAACTGCGCTGGTCTGAGTATTTCCAAGCCCCTTGAAGAGCATACTGAAAGCGATTGGGATTTGCTGTATGACGTGCTGGTAAAAGGTCAGTTTCTGGTTACCCAACAGGCTGTAGCCGTTATGCGCAAGCAAAAACTGGGCGGGGACGTGATCAATATTGTCAGTAAAAACGCTCTCGTATCGGGTCCCAACAACGCGGGATATGGGTCAGCCAAAGCGGCTCAATTACACCTCAGCCGACTGAATGCGGCCGAGTTAGGCAAAGATCACATCCGGGTAAATGTCGTGAATCCCGACGCTGTTATCTCCGATTCCAAAATCTGGGCTGGTGCTTGGGCCGAAGGCCGTGCCAAAGCCTACGGGGTGACCGTAGACGAATTGCCTGCCTACTATGCCAAGCGCACCCTGTTGAACGAAGTCATTTTGCCCGACGACATCGCCAATGCGTGCCTGGCGTTCGTAAACGGATTGCTGGCTAAATCGACCGGTAACGTCCTGAATGTCGATGGAGGTGTCGCCATGGCCTTTGTTCGGTAA
- a CDS encoding FGGY-family carbohydrate kinase: MKQTPAIAVFDIGKTNKKLFLFDEYYRIVWEKSEQFVEITDNDGDACEDLDQLTNWITLSLTEVLALPDFSVQAVNFSTYGASLVLIDPAGKPLCPLYNYLKAYPPTLLQQFFRKYGPESEITRQTASPSLSSLNSGLQLYRFKYEQPDLFNRLGYALHLPQYASYLISQWPVSDLTSIGCHTMLWDFDRQVYHSWVGKEKLDTRLAPIVPSDSARLVTVNGNSIQVGVGLHDSSAALIPYLASFQEPFVLISTGTWCVSMNPFNSSPLTPEELQYDCLNYMHYKGQPVKSARLFAGYEHEHQVKRLADHFQVPIDAYVRVAYDPDLVEQLRQHVSQVTTEEDAKGKQLLSMQGSLFGQRDLADFATYEEAYHQLMLDIVAQQLISTNLVLADTSNNRVNVKRLFVDGGFGKNPIYMNLLAKAFPDIDVYAASVAQASALGAALAIHSYWNAQPLPSDCVDLKKYTTSVIA; encoded by the coding sequence ATGAAACAGACTCCCGCTATTGCCGTCTTCGATATTGGGAAGACCAATAAAAAGCTGTTCCTCTTTGATGAATATTATCGAATTGTGTGGGAAAAATCGGAACAGTTTGTCGAGATTACAGACAACGATGGAGACGCCTGTGAGGATCTTGACCAGCTAACCAACTGGATAACATTGTCGCTGACGGAGGTGCTGGCCTTGCCTGATTTTTCCGTTCAGGCGGTTAATTTCTCAACGTATGGCGCTAGTCTGGTTTTGATTGATCCGGCCGGAAAACCGCTGTGTCCGCTGTATAATTACCTGAAAGCTTACCCCCCGACACTACTCCAGCAGTTTTTTCGTAAGTACGGGCCTGAATCAGAGATTACCCGACAAACGGCCTCACCCTCGCTAAGCAGTTTAAATTCCGGGCTTCAGTTGTACCGATTTAAATACGAGCAGCCCGACTTGTTCAATCGCCTGGGCTACGCGCTGCATTTGCCGCAATATGCCAGCTATTTAATCAGCCAATGGCCAGTTTCGGATCTGACCAGTATTGGGTGTCATACCATGCTCTGGGATTTCGACCGGCAGGTCTACCATTCCTGGGTTGGTAAAGAAAAACTCGATACCCGTCTGGCGCCAATTGTCCCGTCTGACTCGGCCCGTCTGGTGACTGTGAACGGTAACTCCATTCAGGTAGGCGTTGGTCTTCACGACAGTTCGGCGGCATTAATTCCCTATCTGGCATCGTTTCAGGAGCCGTTTGTGCTGATCTCAACCGGGACCTGGTGCGTGAGCATGAACCCATTCAACAGCAGTCCGCTAACTCCGGAGGAGTTGCAGTATGACTGTCTCAACTACATGCATTATAAAGGGCAGCCGGTCAAATCGGCCCGTTTGTTTGCGGGTTATGAGCACGAGCATCAGGTAAAACGCCTGGCCGATCATTTTCAGGTACCGATCGATGCCTATGTTCGGGTAGCATACGACCCTGACTTGGTCGAACAACTGCGTCAGCATGTCAGTCAGGTAACCACAGAAGAAGATGCCAAAGGAAAACAACTGCTTTCCATGCAGGGATCTTTGTTTGGGCAACGTGACCTGGCGGATTTCGCAACGTACGAGGAGGCTTATCATCAGTTGATGCTGGATATTGTTGCCCAGCAATTGATTTCAACGAACCTTGTTCTTGCCGACACATCGAACAACCGGGTAAACGTCAAACGGCTTTTTGTAGATGGTGGCTTTGGAAAAAACCCTATTTACATGAACCTGCTGGCTAAAGCCTTTCCCGACATCGACGTGTATGCTGCCTCGGTGGCTCAGGCGTCGGCATTAGGAGCCGCCCTGGCCATTCATTCTTATTGGAATGCTCAGCCGCTCCCAAGCGATTGCGTTGACCTAAAGAAGTACACCACGTCGGTGATTGCCTGA
- a CDS encoding TIM barrel protein yields MKLDPESIAEYNQTQLEGHQRKLSYWTQEVAKAEPVIQKLIDFQIAIPSWALGTGGTRFGRFPGGGEPRSLEEKIADVGLLHALNRASGAISLHIPWDIPTDPNAIRQLAAQHGLRFDAVNSNTFQDQLDAQQSYKFGSLQHTDPAVRRQAIEHNIEVIRHGVALGSDALTVWLSDGSCFPGQLNFRKAFDRTLSSLEEIYAALPNDWKLFVEYKAFEPNFYSMTVGDWGSSFLYANKLGPKAYTLVDLGHHLPNANIEQIVAILLHQGKLGGFHFNDSKYGDDDLTAGSIKPYQLFLIFTELVDGLDARGMNHATDLGWMIDASHNVKDPLEDLLQSVEAIQIAYAQALIVDREALEDAREANDPVRAQEILQDAFRTDVRPLVAEARRRAGASLNPLGLYRQLNVRQQLIGERGAKTVTTGL; encoded by the coding sequence ATGAAACTCGACCCTGAATCTATTGCTGAGTATAACCAAACGCAGTTGGAAGGCCATCAACGGAAACTATCCTACTGGACACAGGAGGTGGCTAAGGCAGAGCCGGTTATTCAGAAACTAATTGATTTCCAGATTGCTATTCCGAGTTGGGCGCTGGGAACAGGCGGCACCCGTTTTGGGCGGTTTCCGGGTGGGGGAGAACCCCGTAGTCTGGAAGAAAAAATCGCCGATGTAGGCCTTCTCCATGCGCTGAACCGCGCCAGTGGCGCAATTTCCCTGCACATCCCCTGGGATATCCCGACCGATCCCAACGCGATCAGGCAATTGGCGGCTCAGCACGGATTGCGGTTCGATGCTGTGAACTCCAATACGTTTCAGGATCAGCTCGATGCGCAGCAGAGTTACAAATTTGGCTCCTTACAACATACCGATCCGGCTGTGCGTCGGCAGGCTATCGAGCATAATATTGAGGTGATCCGGCATGGCGTGGCGTTGGGCTCCGATGCGCTGACCGTCTGGCTGTCGGATGGATCCTGCTTTCCGGGTCAGCTTAACTTCCGCAAAGCATTTGACCGGACACTGTCGAGTCTCGAAGAGATCTACGCGGCTTTGCCCAATGACTGGAAGCTGTTTGTGGAGTACAAGGCTTTCGAGCCTAATTTTTATTCAATGACCGTTGGCGATTGGGGCAGCAGCTTCCTGTATGCCAACAAACTCGGCCCCAAAGCCTATACCCTTGTTGACTTAGGCCACCATTTGCCCAATGCCAACATCGAACAGATCGTTGCGATTTTATTACACCAGGGTAAGCTTGGGGGCTTCCATTTCAACGACTCCAAATATGGCGATGATGATCTGACAGCAGGCAGTATCAAACCGTACCAGTTATTCCTGATTTTCACCGAACTGGTCGATGGGCTGGACGCCCGCGGGATGAACCATGCAACTGACCTTGGCTGGATGATCGATGCGAGTCACAACGTAAAAGATCCCCTCGAAGACTTGCTTCAGTCGGTAGAAGCTATACAAATTGCTTATGCACAGGCGCTTATAGTCGACCGCGAAGCGCTGGAAGATGCCCGGGAGGCCAACGATCCGGTACGGGCACAGGAGATTTTGCAGGACGCCTTCCGGACCGACGTTCGGCCTCTGGTTGCCGAAGCCCGTCGTCGGGCTGGTGCTTCCTTAAATCCGCTGGGTTTGTATCGGCAGTTAAATGTCCGCCAGCAACTTATTGGCGAGCGGGGTGCCAAAACTGTAACCACGGGACTGTAA
- a CDS encoding sialidase family protein, which translates to MTRSLSLVILCLFSLDLFAQPANPAILRSELIYEQPPTPECHASTIAETPNALVAAWFGGEYERHPNVGIWVSSRTGTAWSTPVEVATGAQPDGKRLPCWNPVLFQAPKGELILFYKVGPSPSTWWGLLKRSKDGGRTWSEAERLPEGIVGPIKNKPVLLASGVLLCPSSSEDHNWRVHFEQTSDWGKTWQKTAPINEGVTDGAIQPSILFHPNGQLQALCRSQKVGFILETWSKDGGKSWSPLQKTTLLNPNSGTDAVTLKDGRQVLVYNPVGNKEGHGGARTPLDVAISDDGKTWKTLAVLENEPGEFSYPAVIQTADGLIHVTYTWKRKRIKHVVLDPKRA; encoded by the coding sequence ATAACCCGCTCGCTTTCGCTTGTTATTCTCTGTTTGTTCAGCCTGGACCTGTTCGCTCAGCCAGCTAACCCGGCTATTCTCCGAAGTGAGTTGATCTACGAACAACCGCCCACGCCAGAATGTCATGCGTCGACCATTGCCGAAACGCCGAATGCACTAGTTGCTGCCTGGTTTGGGGGCGAGTATGAGCGTCATCCCAATGTAGGCATTTGGGTGAGTAGCCGGACCGGCACGGCCTGGTCGACACCAGTAGAAGTAGCCACCGGTGCGCAACCGGATGGAAAGCGGTTGCCGTGCTGGAATCCAGTTCTGTTTCAGGCACCTAAAGGTGAATTGATTCTGTTCTATAAAGTCGGGCCCAGCCCATCGACCTGGTGGGGACTGTTAAAACGATCCAAAGATGGCGGCAGGACCTGGTCGGAAGCGGAGCGACTTCCTGAAGGCATTGTAGGACCTATCAAAAATAAACCTGTTTTGCTGGCGTCCGGAGTTTTGTTATGCCCCAGCAGTTCGGAAGATCACAACTGGCGCGTGCATTTCGAGCAAACCAGCGACTGGGGGAAAACGTGGCAGAAAACAGCACCCATCAATGAGGGCGTCACTGACGGAGCAATTCAACCAAGTATTTTGTTTCATCCGAATGGACAGTTACAGGCCCTCTGCCGTAGTCAGAAAGTTGGGTTTATTCTCGAAACATGGTCAAAAGATGGGGGCAAGAGCTGGTCGCCATTGCAGAAAACAACCCTGCTGAATCCGAACTCGGGAACGGACGCGGTGACCCTGAAAGACGGTCGTCAGGTGTTGGTTTACAACCCGGTCGGGAATAAGGAAGGACATGGCGGAGCCCGCACACCCCTCGACGTAGCAATTTCCGATGATGGAAAAACCTGGAAAACGCTGGCGGTTCTCGAAAACGAACCCGGTGAATTCTCGTATCCAGCGGTTATTCAAACAGCGGATGGCCTTATTCACGTCACTTACACCTGGAAACGAAAGCGCATCAAACACGTTGTGCTCGACCCGAAGAGAGCGTAA
- a CDS encoding (2Fe-2S)-binding protein → MNPAVELYPPDQRTPSLPPIHSVKLRVNGKVTELQIAPWTTLLDALREYMDLTGTKKGCDHGQCGACTILVNGKRINSCLTLAIMQEDTEITTIEGLAPQDGSSAGQLHPLQQAFIERDAFQCGYCTPGQICSAVGLMNEGKARTTADIRELMSGNICRCGAYTNIVDAIEDVLNQKTV, encoded by the coding sequence ATGAACCCTGCTGTAGAATTGTACCCGCCTGACCAGCGAACACCGTCTCTGCCCCCCATCCATTCCGTGAAATTAAGGGTCAACGGAAAAGTAACGGAATTACAGATTGCTCCCTGGACAACGCTGCTCGATGCCCTTCGGGAGTACATGGATCTGACTGGTACCAAAAAAGGCTGTGACCACGGTCAATGTGGCGCCTGCACAATATTGGTGAATGGAAAACGCATCAACTCCTGTCTCACACTAGCCATTATGCAGGAAGACACTGAAATTACCACCATTGAAGGACTGGCTCCGCAGGATGGCAGCTCGGCGGGGCAACTTCACCCGCTTCAGCAGGCCTTCATCGAACGGGACGCCTTTCAGTGCGGCTATTGCACGCCAGGGCAAATCTGCTCGGCGGTTGGGCTTATGAATGAGGGGAAAGCCAGAACAACGGCCGATATCCGTGAACTGATGAGCGGCAATATTTGCCGGTGTGGAGCCTATACCAACATCGTCGACGCCATTGAGGACGTCTTGAACCAGAAAACGGTATGA
- the rhaM gene encoding L-rhamnose mutarotase encodes MEEIAFTMKLKPGVAAEYQRRHDAIWPELTAALKEAGIRDYSIYLDHATGTLFAVQKRLPNHTTEALPGLPVMQRWWAYMADLMETNPDNSPVAVSLTRVFHQD; translated from the coding sequence ATGGAAGAAATAGCGTTTACAATGAAATTGAAACCGGGCGTGGCGGCTGAATACCAGCGTAGGCACGATGCGATCTGGCCGGAATTAACGGCTGCTCTCAAGGAGGCAGGTATCCGGGATTATTCGATTTACCTCGATCATGCAACAGGAACCTTGTTTGCTGTACAGAAGCGCCTGCCAAACCATACCACCGAAGCGTTACCAGGATTGCCCGTTATGCAGCGCTGGTGGGCCTATATGGCCGATTTGATGGAAACAAATCCCGACAACTCCCCAGTCGCCGTTTCCTTAACCCGTGTGTTCCATCAGGACTAG
- the rhaT gene encoding L-rhamnose/proton symporter RhaT produces the protein MAVFLGVFFHALGGFASGSFYIPYQKVRGWAWESYWFVGGLFSWLAAPLLLGSLTVTNLFGVLGQIPRETILWTYFWGVLWGFGGLTFGLAMRYLGLSLGMAVTLGLCAVFGTLVPPIWQGQFGQLIGTTSGQVIILGLGVCVLGISICGIAGMMKERSLSDEQKKAVIAEFDIRKGLLVAVFSGIMSACFSFGLTAGQPIADLAVKNGTDPLYMNNAALVIILLGGLTTNAIWTIYLNIRNRTYTDYGNISTPIVKNIIFCAMAGFTWYFQFFFYGMGDSKMGEYRFSGWTLHMAFIIAFSSFWGLYLHEWRGANKPTMRTITLGITLVVLSTVVVGIGNYLAE, from the coding sequence GTGGCTGTATTCCTAGGTGTCTTTTTTCATGCGCTGGGTGGTTTTGCCTCCGGCAGTTTTTACATACCGTATCAGAAAGTTCGTGGGTGGGCCTGGGAAAGCTACTGGTTCGTCGGTGGTTTATTTTCCTGGTTAGCCGCTCCCCTCTTGCTAGGCTCGCTAACGGTAACGAACTTATTTGGCGTACTGGGACAGATACCCCGCGAAACAATCCTATGGACTTATTTCTGGGGGGTTCTGTGGGGTTTTGGTGGCTTAACCTTTGGCTTGGCCATGCGTTATTTAGGCTTATCGCTCGGGATGGCCGTAACGCTGGGGCTTTGCGCTGTTTTCGGAACGCTGGTGCCACCCATCTGGCAAGGCCAGTTTGGGCAGTTGATCGGCACAACGTCCGGTCAGGTTATCATCCTTGGGCTGGGCGTATGTGTATTGGGTATCTCGATTTGCGGCATTGCCGGTATGATGAAAGAACGCTCTCTATCGGATGAACAAAAAAAAGCCGTCATCGCCGAATTCGATATTCGGAAAGGATTGCTGGTCGCTGTTTTCTCGGGTATTATGAGTGCCTGCTTTTCGTTTGGGCTTACAGCCGGCCAACCGATTGCCGATCTGGCGGTCAAAAACGGGACGGATCCTTTGTATATGAACAATGCCGCCTTGGTGATCATTCTGCTGGGCGGCCTAACAACAAATGCTATCTGGACGATCTACCTGAACATCCGCAACCGTACGTATACCGACTACGGTAACATATCCACGCCTATTGTCAAGAATATTATTTTCTGCGCCATGGCGGGCTTTACCTGGTATTTCCAGTTCTTCTTTTACGGCATGGGCGATAGCAAAATGGGCGAATACCGATTCTCGGGCTGGACGCTCCACATGGCGTTTATCATTGCCTTCAGTAGTTTCTGGGGGCTCTACCTGCACGAATGGCGCGGTGCCAACAAACCTACCATGCGCACCAT
- a CDS encoding VOC family protein, translating into MIPSFDLKETAHFFEDVLAFRRARHDETYSILHKNNLTVHVQRAGAEIGEQSFYLEVDDIDLLWEFIKYNVASLRVKEPFDQAYGMREAHIIIPSTKTLLFIGQLIKNKLHT; encoded by the coding sequence ATGATTCCTTCTTTTGATCTGAAGGAAACCGCGCACTTTTTTGAGGATGTGCTGGCATTTCGTCGGGCAAGGCATGACGAAACATATAGCATCCTCCACAAAAATAACCTCACCGTCCATGTCCAACGGGCTGGAGCCGAGATTGGTGAACAGTCATTTTACCTGGAAGTAGACGATATCGACTTGCTTTGGGAGTTCATCAAATACAACGTGGCGTCACTCAGGGTAAAAGAACCCTTCGACCAGGCGTATGGTATGAGAGAAGCGCACATAATTATTCCCAGTACAAAAACATTGCTATTTATTGGGCAATTGATTAAGAACAAATTACATACGTGA
- a CDS encoding YihY/virulence factor BrkB family protein: MKSKSLKTFFSDLWIVIRDAFNGFLDDRCLKLSAALAYYTVFALAPLLVLIISVVSIFLGQEAIQGQIFSQINGLVGNEAAKQIQDMIKNVGLSGKTNTALAIGIITLVVGATSIFVEIQDSVNMIWRVKAKPKRGWLKILKDRLLSSSLVVSLGFLLLVSLIINGLVLAMSNIITRYIPSIGYLLITALNFLISTSVVTALFGIIFKVLPDAKIAWKDVRWGALFTALLFMLGRYLIGLYIETTSTSSAYGAAGSLIVILTWIYYTAAILYFGAEFTQAYANHFGIKIEPADYAVYVEQTERERDVAALPTKK, translated from the coding sequence ATGAAATCGAAGAGCCTAAAAACTTTCTTTTCGGACCTATGGATTGTGATCCGGGATGCCTTTAATGGTTTCCTGGACGACCGGTGTTTAAAGCTAAGTGCCGCTCTTGCTTATTACACGGTTTTCGCACTGGCTCCCCTACTGGTGCTCATCATCTCGGTGGTCAGTATTTTTCTGGGGCAGGAAGCGATTCAGGGACAAATATTTTCCCAGATAAATGGGCTGGTGGGAAATGAAGCCGCCAAGCAAATTCAGGACATGATCAAAAACGTTGGTTTATCCGGTAAAACCAACACAGCGCTGGCCATCGGAATTATTACGCTGGTTGTTGGCGCAACCAGCATTTTCGTTGAAATTCAGGACTCGGTGAATATGATCTGGCGGGTAAAAGCTAAACCAAAGCGAGGCTGGCTGAAGATTCTGAAAGATCGATTGCTCTCTTCCTCTCTGGTTGTCAGCTTGGGTTTTCTACTGTTGGTGTCCCTGATTATCAACGGGCTTGTTCTGGCTATGAGTAATATTATTACCCGGTATATACCCAGCATTGGCTACCTTCTGATCACGGCACTCAATTTTCTGATAAGCACGTCGGTGGTAACCGCCCTCTTCGGTATTATTTTTAAAGTGCTCCCCGATGCTAAGATTGCCTGGAAAGACGTACGCTGGGGTGCCTTGTTTACGGCTTTGCTTTTTATGCTGGGGCGTTACCTGATTGGGTTGTACATCGAAACAACCAGCACCAGTTCGGCTTACGGAGCCGCTGGTTCACTGATCGTTATTCTGACGTGGATCTATTACACAGCCGCAATCTTGTATTTCGGGGCTGAATTCACACAGGCCTACGCCAATCACTTTGGTATCAAAATCGAACCGGCGGACTATGCCGTTTATGTCGAACAGACGGAACGCGAACGCGACGTGGCCGCTCTGCCGACTAAAAAATAA
- the tnpA gene encoding IS200/IS605 family transposase, whose translation MSHSKSKIWVHAVISTKGRQPLIQPIIRPTVHSELRNQLIAMNCCVDCIGGVADHVHLLFLLNPQKSIADVVKQIKGGSSHAFNQTNLTAAHFAWQIGYGAFSVSESHVKRVRAYILSQKEHHRNVTFMDEYHRFMIHYGLPDDAIG comes from the coding sequence ATGAGCCATTCAAAATCTAAAATCTGGGTCCACGCCGTGATTTCAACGAAAGGCCGCCAACCCCTTATTCAACCTATTATTCGCCCAACCGTACATTCAGAATTACGCAATCAACTTATCGCCATGAACTGCTGTGTTGACTGCATCGGCGGTGTGGCCGATCATGTTCATCTTCTGTTTTTGCTCAATCCACAGAAGTCTATTGCCGATGTGGTTAAGCAAATTAAAGGGGGCAGTTCGCATGCATTTAATCAGACGAATTTAACCGCAGCGCATTTTGCCTGGCAAATCGGTTATGGTGCATTTTCAGTTAGTGAATCGCATGTAAAACGCGTCAGAGCCTACATTTTAAGTCAGAAGGAACACCACCGTAACGTGACATTTATGGATGAGTACCACCGATTTATGATTCACTATGGGTTACCAGATGATGCTATAGGGTAG